The Tumebacillus amylolyticus genome contains a region encoding:
- a CDS encoding ABC-F family ATP-binding cassette domain-containing protein produces the protein MSILHVENVTHSFGDKTVFRDLSFRLLHHERVGLVGPNGAGKSTLIRILSGETLPDSGAVHWLSGVEVGHLQQHIDLEPGQTLRDYLRGSFAELYALEAEMNFVTQKMAESLHDLDHLLNRFSVIQETLDLHDFYSLEAKIEEVAHGLGLHQLGFETHVDQLSGGQRTKLLLARLLLQKPQVLLLDEPSNYLDTEHIEWLTGYLRNYPHAFLLISHDTRFLNEVVNIIYHLEHQRLTRYVGNYEQFVLLAEQRRTQLMQAYSQQQREIKKLETYIAKNKVRTATARQAKSRERRLEKIDRLDRPAGQPKPLFKFKVSVDPTSVILETKHLTVGYEKENALLPPLSLTLKRGAKVALVGYNGIGKTTSLKTLLGLLPSLEGHVRYGERVQPAYFAQEVEFKDGHSALEEVWRSFPHLTQKEVRQALARCGLKTEHIGQPLSTLSGGEQTKVRLCKLMLSDSNWLVLDEPTNHLDQQAKKALKEALTAYPGTVLLVTHEPEFYEGWVTEVWDVQAWRGRASF, from the coding sequence ATGAGCATTTTACATGTTGAAAACGTCACCCATTCGTTTGGGGACAAAACCGTATTCCGCGATCTGTCGTTCCGTCTGCTTCACCACGAGCGCGTGGGGTTGGTCGGCCCAAACGGGGCAGGGAAGTCGACTCTCATCCGCATCCTGAGCGGCGAAACTTTGCCGGACAGCGGTGCGGTTCACTGGCTGTCGGGCGTTGAAGTGGGGCATTTGCAACAGCATATCGACCTCGAGCCGGGGCAGACCTTGCGCGACTATCTGCGCGGCTCCTTCGCTGAACTCTACGCTTTGGAAGCCGAGATGAACTTCGTCACGCAAAAAATGGCCGAGAGTCTTCACGACCTCGACCATCTCCTCAACCGGTTTTCCGTCATTCAAGAAACGCTCGACCTCCACGATTTCTACTCTCTCGAAGCCAAAATCGAGGAAGTCGCCCACGGTCTCGGGTTGCATCAACTGGGCTTTGAAACCCACGTTGACCAACTGAGCGGAGGGCAGCGCACCAAACTCCTGTTGGCAAGACTCCTTTTACAGAAGCCGCAAGTGCTCTTGCTCGACGAGCCTTCCAACTACCTCGATACGGAGCACATCGAGTGGCTGACGGGTTACCTGCGCAACTACCCGCATGCGTTCCTCTTGATCTCGCATGACACGCGGTTCTTGAACGAAGTCGTCAACATCATCTACCACCTCGAACACCAGCGTCTAACCCGCTATGTCGGCAACTACGAGCAGTTCGTCCTCCTCGCCGAGCAACGCCGAACCCAACTGATGCAGGCGTACAGCCAGCAACAGCGCGAGATCAAGAAACTCGAAACCTACATCGCGAAAAACAAAGTCCGCACCGCGACCGCAAGACAAGCGAAGAGCCGAGAGAGGCGTCTGGAAAAAATCGACCGTCTCGACAGACCTGCAGGCCAGCCGAAACCGCTCTTCAAATTCAAAGTCTCGGTCGACCCGACCAGCGTCATCTTGGAAACGAAGCACCTCACAGTCGGATATGAAAAAGAGAACGCCTTGCTTCCGCCGCTTTCTCTCACCCTCAAACGTGGAGCCAAAGTCGCGCTGGTCGGTTACAACGGCATTGGCAAAACCACATCGCTCAAGACCTTGCTCGGCCTGCTCCCGTCCTTAGAAGGACACGTCCGCTACGGAGAGCGCGTGCAACCTGCCTACTTCGCGCAAGAAGTCGAGTTCAAAGACGGACACTCCGCGCTGGAAGAAGTCTGGCGCTCGTTCCCGCACCTCACGCAAAAAGAGGTACGCCAGGCACTCGCCCGCTGTGGACTCAAAACGGAGCACATCGGCCAGCCGCTCTCCACGCTCTCAGGAGGCGAGCAGACCAAAGTCCGACTCTGCAAGTTGATGCTCTCCGACAGCAATTGGCTGGTGCTCGACGAACCGACCAACCACCTCGACCAACAGGCCAAAAAAGCGCTGAAGGAGGCGCTGACCGCATACCCCGGCACCGTCCTGCTCGTCACCCACGAGCCCGAATTCTACGAGGGCTGGGTGACGGAGGTTTGGGACGTGCAGGCTTGGCGCGGTCGGGCCTCCTTCTAG
- a CDS encoding cold-shock protein, giving the protein MQGKVKWFNAEKGYGFIETEQGGDVFVHFSAIQVDGFKTLEEGQEVTFEIVEGARGPQAANVTKNN; this is encoded by the coding sequence ATGCAAGGTAAAGTGAAATGGTTCAACGCAGAAAAAGGTTATGGTTTCATCGAAACTGAACAAGGTGGCGACGTATTCGTACACTTCTCCGCCATCCAAGTAGACGGTTTCAAAACCCTCGAGGAAGGCCAAGAAGTGACCTTCGAAATCGTGGAAGGCGCACGAGGCCCGCAAGCTGCGAACGTAACGAAAAACAACTAA
- a CDS encoding YkoP family protein — protein MNRVMLACWRLGDGVYRRLRHFDFEDLNGSNIFRIRIRNYAGPAINLPNGSVVEDGDWVGFLHFYNMRLQGLLQGIQSDNRRGLVVAREVKRSLPELAEFIRRHPRGERIKALMGVTLLNRGVEPFGFTVMKVPDTAWFRFKNWYMRLMMAFCHPAGTKRLTRRDEALRIKRVVLTAEELFGRYGKVPADKGIEMES, from the coding sequence ATGAACCGCGTGATGCTCGCTTGTTGGCGACTGGGAGACGGCGTGTACAGACGTCTGCGGCACTTTGATTTTGAAGATCTTAACGGCAGCAACATTTTTCGCATCCGCATCCGGAACTATGCCGGACCTGCCATCAATTTGCCGAACGGCAGCGTAGTGGAGGACGGGGACTGGGTGGGATTTCTCCATTTTTACAACATGCGCTTGCAAGGACTTTTGCAAGGCATTCAATCGGACAACCGCCGCGGGTTGGTGGTCGCTCGGGAAGTGAAGCGTTCCCTGCCGGAGTTGGCAGAGTTTATCCGCCGCCATCCGCGCGGTGAACGAATCAAAGCTTTGATGGGCGTGACCCTGCTCAATCGCGGCGTGGAACCGTTCGGGTTTACGGTGATGAAAGTGCCGGATACGGCATGGTTTCGGTTTAAAAACTGGTACATGCGGCTGATGATGGCGTTTTGCCATCCGGCGGGCACCAAGCGGTTGACGAGGCGTGACGAGGCGCTACGCATCAAGCGTGTCGTACTTACCGCAGAGGAGTTGTTCGGCCGTTATGGGAAAGTTCCGGCGGACAAGGGCATAGAGATGGAATCATGA
- a CDS encoding transglycosylase domain-containing protein — translation MGKKILRSLLIAFFITAISVILIGCSIALPTFDPSKLELEYKTSQIYDKNDQEIMSFQAQPGEHAALNEVPKWVSDGVVAVEDSRFYDHNGIDFRSIGRAVWRDILTGSAAEGGSTLTQQLAKNVYLTQDKTLSRKVKEVYLAAQIERNYSKEDILEMYLNRVYFGHGATGIKMAAEVYFDKGDHMKDLTLGECALLAGLPNAPSAYDPYVDQNIEAAIKRRNIVLDAMEKNGYITADEAEKAKQEKLVLSPGKNIKGAADNIKYPYYLDYILQEAEEKLDVPAEQILRGGVKVYTNLDPKFQDSLEKAYQDPKNFPSAASDGQIVQGASVIVDPKTGGISAIMGGRDQGDHALRGFNRASMAKVRPGSSFKPIVDYAPAIDTGFKTSTSLLNNKRDTHFGTYAPKNWKDYYTDTVPMTEAIQMSWNVPAASLLYEMGIDVGYKYATQNFGIPLDKEDENKLSIALGDVEISPLDLAGGYTAFVPDNGGKRVTPYAIRSIKSDAGAEIASIKTQQHDAIKPDTAKVMTKLMKLVVDSGTGTAAKISGRDVAGKTGTTEMEGTSGNRDAWFAGYTSDYVMVTWMGFDKSDQQHYLRQGSELPASMFAKVMSQGLAGTKSKGFDTNVQEKAPDDKDKTKDQPKEADTIVNDLAATFDGNKSVQVNWSPVKAEGVKYFLYRADKNPDGTAVNSIPLGQYSKPGYTDGSVVAGKSYWYSVVVWKDGQELSKSNFASVTIPGGKTEPPKDPNQPTQPGNGGTTQPGGNGTGNGGGTNSGGGTQQPGTPTNPNQPGTPDTGGGTQPPSGGGTTQSGNGTGNTQGTGGTTPPGSGGQPSIPIPPPTQ, via the coding sequence TTGGGCAAGAAGATCTTGCGCAGTTTGCTGATCGCCTTTTTCATAACGGCGATCTCGGTGATCTTGATCGGGTGCTCGATTGCGCTCCCGACATTTGATCCATCGAAGTTGGAACTCGAATACAAAACATCCCAAATCTACGACAAAAACGACCAAGAGATCATGTCGTTCCAAGCGCAACCCGGCGAGCATGCCGCGCTGAACGAAGTCCCGAAATGGGTTTCAGACGGCGTCGTTGCCGTGGAGGACAGTCGCTTTTACGATCACAACGGCATTGACTTCCGTTCGATCGGGCGTGCGGTCTGGCGCGACATCTTGACAGGTTCTGCGGCAGAGGGCGGTTCGACCCTGACGCAGCAGTTGGCGAAGAACGTCTACTTGACGCAAGACAAGACGCTCTCTCGGAAAGTCAAAGAAGTGTATCTGGCGGCTCAAATTGAGCGCAACTATTCCAAGGAAGACATCTTGGAAATGTACCTCAACCGCGTCTACTTCGGTCACGGGGCCACCGGGATCAAGATGGCTGCGGAAGTGTATTTTGACAAGGGCGACCATATGAAAGACTTGACGCTCGGCGAATGTGCTCTGCTCGCCGGTCTTCCGAACGCTCCGTCCGCGTATGACCCGTATGTAGACCAGAACATCGAAGCGGCGATCAAGCGCCGCAACATCGTGCTCGACGCGATGGAGAAGAACGGCTACATCACGGCTGACGAAGCGGAAAAAGCCAAGCAAGAGAAACTCGTGCTGTCTCCGGGCAAGAACATCAAGGGAGCGGCTGATAACATCAAGTACCCGTACTACCTCGACTACATCCTCCAAGAAGCGGAGGAGAAACTCGACGTGCCGGCCGAACAGATTCTGCGCGGCGGCGTGAAGGTGTACACCAACCTCGACCCGAAATTCCAAGACTCTCTGGAAAAAGCATATCAAGACCCGAAAAACTTCCCGAGTGCAGCGTCCGACGGGCAGATCGTCCAAGGGGCCTCGGTCATCGTCGATCCGAAAACGGGCGGCATCTCCGCGATCATGGGCGGTCGTGACCAAGGCGATCACGCACTGCGCGGGTTCAACAGAGCGAGCATGGCGAAAGTCCGTCCGGGCTCTTCGTTCAAGCCGATCGTCGACTATGCGCCGGCGATTGACACCGGCTTCAAGACGTCGACCTCGTTGTTGAACAACAAGCGCGACACGCACTTCGGCACGTATGCGCCGAAGAACTGGAAGGACTACTACACCGACACGGTGCCGATGACCGAAGCGATTCAGATGTCGTGGAACGTCCCGGCGGCGTCCCTGCTCTACGAAATGGGCATCGACGTCGGCTACAAGTACGCGACGCAAAACTTCGGCATCCCGCTTGACAAAGAGGACGAGAACAAACTCTCCATCGCACTTGGCGACGTGGAAATTTCTCCGCTTGACCTCGCGGGCGGGTACACCGCATTCGTGCCGGACAACGGTGGGAAACGCGTGACACCGTATGCGATTCGTTCGATCAAGAGTGACGCGGGGGCTGAGATTGCCTCGATCAAAACGCAGCAACACGATGCGATCAAACCGGACACAGCGAAAGTGATGACCAAGTTGATGAAGTTGGTCGTCGATTCCGGGACGGGTACGGCTGCGAAGATCAGCGGCCGCGATGTCGCAGGCAAAACCGGGACCACCGAGATGGAAGGCACCTCCGGGAACCGTGATGCTTGGTTTGCAGGTTACACCAGCGACTATGTCATGGTCACATGGATGGGCTTTGACAAGTCTGACCAACAGCATTACTTGCGCCAAGGTTCCGAGTTGCCGGCTTCGATGTTCGCAAAAGTCATGTCTCAAGGTCTGGCCGGCACGAAATCGAAGGGCTTCGATACGAACGTGCAAGAGAAAGCGCCGGATGACAAAGACAAGACCAAAGACCAACCGAAGGAAGCAGACACCATCGTCAACGACCTCGCGGCTACGTTTGACGGCAACAAATCGGTGCAAGTCAACTGGTCGCCGGTCAAAGCGGAAGGCGTGAAATACTTCCTCTACCGGGCAGATAAAAACCCGGACGGCACGGCGGTCAACTCGATCCCGCTCGGGCAGTACAGCAAGCCGGGGTATACAGATGGCAGTGTTGTAGCCGGGAAGTCTTATTGGTACAGCGTCGTCGTCTGGAAGGACGGTCAAGAGCTGTCGAAGTCCAACTTCGCCTCTGTGACGATTCCGGGAGGCAAGACGGAACCCCCGAAAGACCCGAACCAACCGACCCAGCCTGGCAACGGGGGAACGACCCAACCGGGCGGTAACGGGACTGGCAACGGCGGTGGAACAAACAGTGGCGGGGGCACGCAACAGCCTGGCACCCCGACGAATCCAAACCAACCGGGCACACCGGACACCGGAGGAGGCACTCAGCCTCCGAGCGGCGGCGGTACGACGCAATCGGGGAACGGAACGGGCAATACCCAAGGCACGGGAGGCACGACGCCACCGGGCTCCGGCGGGCAACCGTCGATTCCGATCCCGCCTCCGACGCAGTAA
- the folE gene encoding GTP cyclohydrolase I FolE: MKDVNYAQIEEAVRMILQAVGENPDREGLLDTPKRVAKMYAEVFAGLGKNPEDELSALFNELHEEVVIVKDIPFFSMCEHHLVPFYGKAHVAYIPRGGRVTGLSKLARVVETVARQPQLQERITATIADTLVNKIEPHGVAVIIEAEHMCMTMRGVKKPGASTITTAVRGVYHEDPQARAEVFSLMRG, encoded by the coding sequence ATGAAGGATGTCAACTACGCTCAAATAGAGGAAGCAGTCCGCATGATTCTTCAAGCAGTCGGGGAGAACCCGGACCGCGAAGGTCTGCTTGACACCCCGAAGCGCGTTGCGAAGATGTACGCCGAAGTCTTCGCAGGTCTTGGCAAGAACCCGGAGGACGAACTCTCCGCGCTCTTCAATGAATTGCATGAGGAAGTCGTCATCGTGAAGGACATCCCGTTTTTCTCGATGTGCGAGCATCACCTCGTGCCGTTCTACGGCAAAGCTCACGTCGCCTACATCCCGCGTGGCGGCCGTGTGACCGGTCTTTCCAAACTTGCACGCGTGGTGGAGACGGTTGCGCGCCAACCGCAACTCCAAGAGCGCATCACTGCGACCATCGCCGACACGCTCGTGAACAAAATCGAACCGCACGGTGTTGCGGTCATCATCGAAGCGGAGCACATGTGCATGACGATGCGCGGCGTCAAGAAGCCGGGCGCTTCCACGATCACCACTGCCGTTCGCGGTGTTTACCACGAAGACCCGCAAGCACGCGCCGAAGTCTTTTCTCTCATGCGCGGCTAA
- a CDS encoding NAD(P)H-dependent flavin oxidoreductase, translating to MKQRLLELLGVEYPIVEGGMAYIGDGLLAAAVSNAGAFGQVGSAGRTLADFEKQIQIAIESTDKPFGVNLPIGEHSDPRERVEMILKYREHLRAVSISAGNPRPFIPVFQEAGLPVMVLISTAMHAQKAEQAGADILIAEGFEAGGHNGPSEVTTFALIPQVASVVNVPVIAAGGVADGRGLAAALALGAAGVQLGTRLVATVESPAHENYKQALVTARAEDTTMIERSIGHVTRVLKSSYVNEVLTFERTQPSPEELYPYVKGEKNGIAALQGDMEHGFAYGGQGVGLIHSIPTTEQVIRTMVEEARQTLQNLPTL from the coding sequence ATGAAACAACGATTGCTGGAGCTGCTGGGGGTAGAGTACCCGATTGTCGAGGGCGGCATGGCATACATAGGAGACGGGCTGCTCGCCGCTGCCGTTTCGAATGCAGGAGCGTTCGGGCAAGTCGGTTCGGCGGGGAGAACGCTCGCAGACTTTGAGAAGCAAATTCAGATCGCCATCGAGAGCACCGACAAGCCGTTTGGCGTCAATTTGCCGATTGGGGAGCACAGCGACCCGCGAGAACGCGTGGAGATGATCTTGAAGTATCGAGAGCATCTGCGTGCCGTCTCGATTTCGGCAGGCAACCCGCGTCCGTTCATTCCCGTGTTTCAAGAAGCCGGTCTGCCGGTGATGGTCTTGATCTCCACGGCGATGCACGCGCAAAAAGCGGAGCAGGCCGGAGCAGACATCTTGATCGCCGAGGGCTTCGAAGCGGGCGGTCACAACGGCCCGTCGGAAGTGACAACGTTTGCGCTGATCCCGCAAGTGGCAAGTGTGGTCAACGTACCTGTGATTGCGGCCGGCGGTGTAGCAGACGGTCGAGGACTTGCCGCAGCGCTGGCACTTGGCGCGGCAGGCGTGCAACTGGGTACCCGACTGGTTGCCACCGTCGAATCGCCCGCGCATGAGAACTACAAGCAAGCGCTGGTCACCGCTCGCGCAGAAGACACGACGATGATCGAACGCAGCATCGGCCACGTCACCCGCGTGTTGAAATCTTCGTATGTGAATGAAGTGCTGACCTTCGAGCGCACGCAACCGTCTCCCGAAGAACTCTACCCGTATGTCAAAGGGGAGAAAAACGGCATCGCCGCTCTGCAAGGCGACATGGAGCACGGATTTGCTTACGGTGGGCAGGGCGTCGGTCTGATCCATTCCATCCCGACGACCGAGCAAGTCATCCGCACAATGGTCGAAGAAGCGCGCCAAACCTTGCAAAACTTGCCAACGCTCTAA
- a CDS encoding metallophosphoesterase has product MNIFAIGDLHLSFANPKPMDIFGDNWADHPDKIRSHWESMVTADDLVLIPGDISWAMSIEEAKPDLDYIASLPGRKLMIRGNHDYWWSTVTKVRKALHPSIQVLQNDSITIGDITFAATRGWDCPGSYSFDEHDRTVYEREVGRLKLSLDHAMKTGAKRIWVMLHYPPTNEKHQETGFLDVIRQYPVEKVVYGHLHGSDGHKGAFEGVHDGIEYRLVACDYLDFAPLKLT; this is encoded by the coding sequence ATGAATATCTTCGCGATTGGAGACTTGCATCTGTCCTTCGCCAACCCCAAGCCGATGGATATCTTCGGCGACAACTGGGCGGACCACCCGGACAAGATCCGCTCTCACTGGGAGTCGATGGTGACGGCGGACGATCTCGTCCTCATCCCCGGCGACATCTCGTGGGCGATGTCGATCGAAGAGGCCAAGCCTGACCTCGACTACATCGCATCACTGCCCGGACGCAAATTGATGATCCGCGGCAACCACGATTACTGGTGGTCGACCGTGACCAAAGTGCGCAAAGCTCTCCATCCGTCGATTCAAGTCTTGCAAAATGATTCGATCACCATCGGCGACATTACATTTGCCGCCACTCGCGGATGGGACTGCCCGGGCAGTTACTCGTTTGACGAGCATGACCGCACCGTCTATGAACGCGAGGTCGGGCGCTTGAAACTGTCGCTTGATCATGCGATGAAGACCGGTGCCAAACGCATCTGGGTCATGTTGCACTATCCGCCGACCAACGAGAAGCACCAAGAAACCGGCTTCCTCGACGTCATCCGTCAATACCCCGTCGAGAAGGTTGTCTACGGCCATCTGCACGGATCGGACGGGCACAAAGGCGCGTTCGAAGGCGTTCACGACGGCATCGAGTACCGATTGGTCGCTTGTGATTATTTGGATTTTGCCCCGCTGAAACTCACATGA
- a CDS encoding rhomboid family intramembrane serine protease, producing the protein MSEQQRVSTFLYGTAQSLIAHDDFTILPQEHHEGQGVAPVLLARRQFNSLVYIRLLPADGLSVEQIRVIMKNDAENFGDRQRSQNVYSLTMFIFSQWRSDENMREIARATHYLGYLKSIGAAAVAIDLSRGVLGEWPTGPAVKGITVQPIRELVANYPNGNYPDELLWRTKHQWEDQLVELSNRRQERVESVMNMGGKTWATYGLLALTVLIFLIARMDSSQLFLSKGLMVPELIREGELFRLLTPVFFHYEVSHIFFNMWSLWVLGKYAERIYGAGRYLVVYVLAGIAGCLLSFAFNDNPSLGASGAIFGLMGALLAFGRHDRKAFSMTIGSSVYYMLAINLVMSFTIPRIDYWGHLGGLAGGFLIGMMVGVPGYRSKPNRLWGLGFVAYAILTYVIGLQA; encoded by the coding sequence GTGAGCGAACAACAGCGTGTAAGCACCTTCCTCTATGGAACGGCGCAGTCTCTGATCGCGCATGATGACTTTACCATTTTGCCACAGGAGCACCACGAGGGGCAAGGCGTGGCACCTGTGCTGCTGGCGAGACGGCAATTTAATTCGCTGGTCTACATCCGTTTGCTCCCGGCAGACGGCCTGTCTGTGGAGCAAATTCGGGTGATCATGAAAAATGACGCCGAGAACTTTGGAGATCGTCAGCGGTCGCAGAACGTCTACAGCCTGACGATGTTTATTTTTTCCCAGTGGCGTTCTGATGAAAACATGCGGGAGATCGCCCGCGCGACACACTATTTGGGCTATTTGAAATCGATCGGGGCGGCTGCCGTCGCCATCGACCTCTCGCGGGGCGTGCTCGGCGAGTGGCCGACCGGTCCGGCTGTGAAGGGCATCACGGTACAGCCGATCCGCGAACTCGTCGCCAATTATCCGAACGGCAACTATCCCGATGAATTGCTTTGGCGGACGAAGCACCAATGGGAAGACCAACTGGTCGAATTGTCCAACCGCCGCCAAGAGCGCGTCGAATCGGTGATGAACATGGGCGGCAAGACGTGGGCCACCTACGGGTTGCTCGCGTTGACCGTGCTGATCTTCTTGATTGCGCGCATGGACTCGTCGCAGTTGTTTTTGTCCAAAGGCTTGATGGTTCCCGAGTTGATTCGTGAGGGCGAGCTCTTCCGTCTGCTGACTCCTGTGTTTTTCCATTACGAGGTCTCGCACATTTTCTTCAACATGTGGAGCCTCTGGGTGCTCGGCAAGTATGCAGAGCGAATCTACGGAGCCGGGCGGTATCTCGTCGTGTACGTTCTGGCGGGGATCGCGGGATGTTTGTTGTCGTTTGCTTTCAATGACAACCCGTCGCTCGGCGCGTCCGGGGCGATTTTTGGCCTGATGGGGGCGTTGCTGGCGTTCGGTCGCCACGATCGGAAGGCGTTTTCCATGACGATCGGGTCGTCCGTCTACTACATGCTGGCGATCAACCTCGTGATGAGCTTCACGATTCCGCGCATCGACTATTGGGGTCACCTTGGCGGACTCGCCGGCGGTTTCCTCATCGGGATGATGGTCGGCGTGCCGGGGTATCGATCGAAACCGAACAGGTTGTGGGGTCTCGGCTTCGTCGCGTACGCGATTTTGACGTATGTGATCGGCTTACAAGCCTAA
- a CDS encoding NUDIX hydrolase, producing MIRFDLPGGRFNHRAAGVVVHDGFVLLHRLEKDDFWSLPGGRVELMEPSHVTVVREFAEELGVEVRVDRMLWVVENFFEFEGVPYHETSFLYKVDLTDERHPLLDKERVHHGIEPDLNLLYKWFPVDRLERERFYPSFLRTEMQELPAAIQYVVHRDIEDNEDARP from the coding sequence ATGATACGTTTCGACTTGCCGGGCGGACGGTTTAATCACCGGGCGGCCGGGGTCGTCGTTCACGATGGATTTGTGCTGCTGCACCGATTGGAGAAGGATGATTTTTGGAGTTTGCCGGGGGGTCGAGTTGAACTCATGGAACCCTCGCATGTCACGGTTGTGCGCGAGTTCGCCGAAGAGTTGGGCGTGGAAGTTCGCGTGGACCGCATGCTGTGGGTGGTCGAGAATTTCTTTGAATTTGAGGGCGTGCCGTATCACGAGACGTCTTTTTTATACAAAGTCGATCTGACAGATGAGCGGCATCCGTTGTTGGACAAGGAACGAGTGCATCATGGAATCGAGCCGGACTTGAACCTCCTCTACAAATGGTTCCCCGTGGACCGGCTGGAGCGGGAGCGGTTTTACCCGTCCTTTTTGCGGACCGAAATGCAAGAGCTCCCCGCCGCGATTCAGTACGTTGTACATCGCGACATTGAGGACAACGAGGACGCAAGACCATGA
- a CDS encoding SprT family protein: protein MTEQELQGLVEQISTESFGWPFRHRVRWNGRLRTTGGRYLLRSHDIEINPHHFEAHGLQSMIGTIKHELCHYHLHIQKRGYRHQDHDFKELLEKVGGSRYCPDTGLRREVKTRYLYHCVACGQPYERKRQIDVRRFGCGKCRGKLKLVATGNVGN, encoded by the coding sequence ATGACCGAGCAAGAACTGCAAGGACTCGTCGAGCAGATTTCCACCGAGTCATTCGGATGGCCGTTTCGGCACCGCGTGCGTTGGAATGGACGACTGCGCACGACGGGGGGGCGCTATCTGCTGCGGTCGCATGACATCGAGATCAACCCGCATCACTTTGAGGCGCATGGCCTTCAATCGATGATCGGCACGATCAAACACGAATTGTGCCACTACCATCTCCACATTCAAAAGCGTGGGTATCGGCACCAAGATCATGATTTCAAGGAACTGTTGGAAAAAGTCGGTGGGTCGCGCTATTGCCCGGACACGGGGCTTCGGCGTGAAGTGAAGACCCGCTATCTCTACCATTGTGTCGCGTGTGGACAACCTTATGAGCGCAAACGGCAAATTGACGTGCGCCGCTTTGGGTGCGGCAAGTGCCGGGGCAAATTAAAGCTGGTGGCAACAGGCAACGTTGGCAATTGA